The following are from one region of the bacterium genome:
- a CDS encoding sigma factor-like helix-turn-helix DNA-binding protein gives MMTKRIKDFRVTVRLRNNQLIERREQLGLSPRAFAAAVGIAYQLYLDYEGLRLAPFARGTGELRPSAQKIVDYHGVGADELWPAAVLAVERAAGEGCFDAADLGRMGVGERTCTLPGPDEVLARREQRVTVDLALEMLPERQRSVLQRLYGFTPPPDASPEADWTLEMVGAAEDIGRERVRQIAEKGLRRLSEGKPLSLLARHAAGIPRREHCYTFFCTNCGQSLSVHAATPQGAWDAIRNTHRWSRLGPRPSLWSDLPRRGLCCACSDQGRLRAYSREFDRVEEQA, from the coding sequence ATGATGACCAAGCGTATCAAGGATTTCCGGGTGACGGTGCGGCTGCGCAATAACCAGCTGATCGAGCGGCGGGAGCAGCTCGGGCTGTCTCCCCGGGCGTTCGCGGCCGCGGTAGGGATCGCCTACCAGCTGTACCTGGACTACGAGGGGCTGCGGCTGGCCCCATTCGCCAGGGGAACGGGCGAACTGCGGCCTTCGGCTCAAAAGATCGTGGACTATCACGGGGTGGGGGCGGACGAGCTGTGGCCCGCTGCGGTGTTGGCGGTGGAGCGCGCGGCGGGGGAAGGCTGCTTCGACGCGGCTGACTTGGGCCGGATGGGGGTGGGGGAGCGCACCTGCACTCTTCCGGGGCCGGACGAGGTGCTTGCCAGGCGTGAGCAGCGCGTTACCGTGGATCTCGCACTGGAAATGCTGCCCGAGCGTCAGCGTTCGGTGCTGCAACGGCTGTACGGCTTCACGCCGCCGCCGGATGCGTCGCCAGAAGCGGACTGGACCCTGGAGATGGTGGGGGCGGCGGAGGACATTGGGCGGGAACGAGTGCGCCAGATCGCGGAGAAGGGCCTGCGCCGCCTGAGCGAGGGCAAGCCGCTATCCCTGCTGGCCCGCCACGCGGCAGGGATCCCGCGCCGGGAGCACTGCTACACGTTTTTCTGCACGAACTGCGGGCAATCGCTCAGCGTCCACGCGGCGACCCCCCAGGGGGCGTGGGATGCCATACGGAACACGCACCGCTGGAGCCGGCTGGGGCCTCGCCCCTCGTTGTGGAGCGACCTCCCGCGCCGCGGGCTTTGTTGCGCATGCTCCGACCAGGGGCGGCTGCGGGCCTATAGTAGAGAGTTCGATCGCGTGGAGGAACAGGCGTGA
- a CDS encoding zinc ribbon domain-containing protein: protein MEDLASIRDKRQNAMIAEMRAWMERTGLPEWFREETVGLAQWRSPRRFSALLRAWRDERWDGDEQGFSLLEAWGSQDRHLWQWEEHQRAKSMRRRLDQYRRLACDLATRYDTLVLEAFDKRATQKHKPLAAEEAEIKEARWQQRAAATSELCLALTQAFHARGGRVVKIDPAMTTQRCHVCGHEGRWDAAPQVDHTCENCGSTWDQDANAVRNMLALHAKAAGKEVSRQPRQAKWAKRGRHKKRLPEAGSPAQPPTE, encoded by the coding sequence GTGGAGGACCTGGCGTCGATCCGGGACAAGCGGCAGAACGCGATGATCGCCGAGATGCGGGCCTGGATGGAGCGGACGGGGCTCCCGGAGTGGTTCCGGGAGGAGACGGTGGGGCTGGCCCAGTGGCGCAGCCCCCGGCGGTTCTCCGCGTTGCTGCGCGCGTGGCGCGACGAGCGGTGGGACGGCGATGAGCAGGGCTTCTCGCTGCTGGAGGCGTGGGGATCCCAGGACCGCCACCTCTGGCAATGGGAGGAGCACCAGCGCGCGAAGAGCATGCGGCGGCGCCTGGATCAGTACCGCCGACTGGCCTGCGATCTGGCCACGCGCTACGACACGCTGGTCCTGGAGGCGTTCGACAAGCGGGCGACCCAGAAGCACAAGCCGCTGGCCGCGGAGGAGGCCGAGATCAAGGAGGCGCGCTGGCAGCAGCGGGCGGCGGCCACCTCCGAGCTGTGCCTGGCACTGACCCAGGCGTTCCACGCGCGGGGGGGGCGCGTGGTCAAGATCGACCCGGCCATGACCACCCAGCGCTGCCACGTCTGCGGGCACGAGGGGCGCTGGGATGCGGCACCCCAGGTCGACCACACCTGCGAGAACTGCGGGAGCACCTGGGATCAGGACGCCAACGCGGTGCGCAACATGCTGGCCCTGCACGCGAAGGCGGCCGGCAAGGAGGTGTCGCGCCAGCCGCGCCAGGCGAAGTGGGCGAAGCGCGGGCGGCACAAGAAGCGGCTCCCGGAGGCGGGCAGCCCCGCGCAGCCCCCGACGGAGTGA